The genomic DNA TTTCTTTGGAAtcaaaaccaaagaaagaacCCCTTTGGTGTTTGAGATCTTTTAGGTAGGAATCTATGATCACTAATTTCACTTCTTTGCTTTTGTTCTTCTTTCATTCTTTCCCCCCTCCCAATAATGTGCTAATGCATCAAAATTGACAATATCCTTccggcttcattttttttaaactgttTGATTTGAAACTATTTGGAACTTctctttttgaaatcttttatACATATACGTGTGTACACATTCATGAGCACAAGGGTGACATCAGATGGTTCAAAATGATCTGATTGTCCTAATACTCTTAGTGAATGTCAGAAGGAACCATCAATATGTGCATTATGATATTCTCATTGAAGAAAAAGGTTTCTTGTTGAGGTTTCGATTGTTCCATTTGTGATTTTCACTGTCTGAGCTTGGAGCCCTTTTCAGTTACACTTCAATTGAATTAGGTTGGTCATTGCCAAATTCAACAAGGAATTATGGAGGAATAGGATGTTTTGATATTCAATCAGTCCTTTGTGTTTTGAAATCTAGTTCATCATGCCTTTAGTAGCATTAAAATGGGTTAATTTGTCTTCCTTATGTACTTAAACATGAGCACTTTAGGACCCATGACATGTCTTTTGttcaatcttcattatttatAGCATGGCTCTTTGCATTGTAATGACTCCATTTTAGAtgatgatattttaaatttcatgtgTCATCAGAAACAAAAGTGGATTGATTCAATGTTGTTAGGAATCTTGGGATATCCAACACATTTTTAGATATTGTCATGAATTCAAATGATATGTGAAACATAGCAGAACAATTCTGTTTCTTTTCCAATGTCCAGAAACTCATACATCACAGAGgtctttattatttgtttatcgTCATGTAACCTTAGAATTGCATCAGGTTGTAGGAACCATGGGATACGCAGCTCCAGAGTACGTCCAAACAGGTCGCCTCACATCCAAGAGTGATGTGTGGAGCTATGGTGTCTTCATTTATGAACTCATCACAGGCAGGCGACCATTTGATAGAAACCGTCCGAAGAGTGAGCAGAAACTCTTGTCATGGGTAAAGCCATTTCTATCAGACATAAAGAAATTCAACCTCATATTGGACCCAAGGCTTGAAGGAAATTACCATCTCAAGTCAGTTCAAAGGCTGGCAATTGTAGCCAACCGCTGCTTGGTAAGAAACCCAAAATCACGCCCAAAGATGAGTGAAGTGTTGGAAATGGTGAATCGAATTGTGGATGCACCAAGGGAAACCGGAAGTCCTCAACCACCGGTAAAGCGTTTGTTATCAATTGAAACTTCTCAGATCACTGAACtcaaaaagaagagaaatataaaggatttgagaattggagAAGGCGGCTGGTTGACTTGGAAGTGGACGTCCAGGCTTGTTAGAACATGCTGATGGTAATATCTTTGAGCAAATTCGCCTGGCCGGATTGTGTAAGATACAAAGGATCATTCTTGACTTGATGTTAACAACTCTCTTGAAACCCTGTATGATTCAAAATGGATACTGTATTATATAACATCATCTCTCTTCTGAAGGCTTCTCTCCTTGTTAAAAGCGGCGGTGACTTCGTGTGTGCTAACTTTTGAAGATCCTGAGACAAAAGGTAATAGAAGGATTATGAACTTAGAGAATTGGAGCAGTTGACAGATCTGGGAGGATGCTGATGTTGAAATTTAACGAAGCTGCTTGCTTCTATACTATAGAAATTATCATTAGATCTTTGCTTAAGACGCACAGTCAAATTTCTGTATAATTTCAAGAATACATGCTGTACTAGAACAGTTttcctctaatttttttatcccactcaataaatatagaaTTCCTCTGAACACAGATTTGCTGCAAAATTTTATATGTTCTTTGTATACTGCATTCTATCCCATGTGCagaaagaagacaaaaagaaaaagaaaaggatacTGAAGAAGATGTGAAAGGTCCACACAGCCATGGCGGCGAGAATCATCAACCAGATTTTTATTTGTACACTATGGAATGTGAATGCTGATGTGTATCACAATATGAAAGGTATGTGTTGAATTAGCTGCCCACATATTGAAGTAATGCTGTACACAAAAGTTTCCCCACAGTGAAGAAAGCCCTTTTTGACTGGACATTTAAAAAATACAGTGCGGTGGCAGATCTGGACTTATGCTGAGAACTAAAGgctaaaaaatattacaaaagaaAGTGATACAAAAGAAAGTGATCATGGTTCACACGAAAGGAATCTGCTGGTCTATATTGTCACCTTTGCCGGCCCCCTTTAAAAGtctgattaaaaaattattgtgattAACCTCGTACTTGACGCAAGGCCGGCCAAGAGCGAGGCATGGGACATGGTGGGTTGGGGCCAAACCAACCTCACGATTTGACTGAAAAGCATGCCTCTCTCTGCTTGTCATCATATACCTATGTTTTCAAGCACAAGTGGGGCTGGGGGCCTAAAAATTAATGGCTACACTAGGGTCTGAATAAGATGGATCATGAAATCGTAATCAAATATCTGATACAAATACGAATCTGAACTAATTGCATTGTTGAATTTTAGTCTCATAAAATCTGTATCAAAGTGGAACCATTTTTCTCTGGGTCGAGAAGTCTGATTGGGAGATCAGTCAGGGGCGGCGTCAAGGCAGCGCCTTGGGAGGTCCAGGGTAGGTCTTGACTAATAAGCAATGAGCAACACCCGAAAGGGACGGAAAAAGGTTGGGTGCACCCGGCACTCCGTCCTGATTCATGAATTCTTTGAAAAGGATGAAGATTTCAAAGAAAATGTCGGATGAAACTAAGTGGTTGAGGTTGAAAATGTTCTACCTAAAGGAAAATTTGGATAagcaaaatcataaaaataattgataaaatataataatttacactcaatcatataaatattatttattctaaactttaaaataataacgTATGAGTTGGAAGGGTTTGTGAAtaacaaatcaaattaatattctAATATAGCGTAAAATGATAGTTAAGTATTTGAATAGTTATGGTATAAAGTGGGGTGCACGTGTTCTTTTAAATTGCAAGCGTACAATTCACCGACGTTGTGGTCCtcttaataatgataataataaataaataaaataaaatgaaaaggttTTAATAGTCTAAGAcagaaatttattatttcaatttattgttTGAAGAATGTGTTTAATTGGTGACGGGGTTCAGTCGCAGGCAGCTAGTCTCCACTTCCGAGCGAATCTCGCCGGTTTTCAAGAATATGAGCAGACCTCCGCCGTCAGATATTGCCATTATCAACGGCCAATAGAGCGAGTACTTACAAGTTTATATCGACGCGTCTCACGAATAAAACCTAAGCAGGACCGTTCAGGAAATGCCGTTAAACCAATGGCACCTTCCATCCACTTAAAACAATCCAAAGGTTCTCATCTTTCTTGCACGACACCACTTCACATAACTTGTTCGATGATTAACTCTGTGCAACTGTATATAAACACGTTTAATTCACCATTTTTTGGTCCTGGTTTCGCCATCGTTATCTTCTTTAGCTGGCACTGAATCAAAGGTGAGTTCGGAATCTGATAAtttttctgtttggtttctgaCTTCCGAGAAAAGTGaggaaaatatatggaaaaaagagAACGGAAtcttgaatctattttttaaggTGTTTTGATTGCCGAATATTGGAAAAGGCACATGGAACTCAGTTGAGCAGGCCTATTACAATTCGTTGAAAGGATGCTTTAGTTTTTTATCCTTTCCGAATCACCTTTTCGTGGTCGCCAAACGAATCATTAACTTTTCTTTCTGAGCCGAGGATTTGCGACTATTGGGATTTGGAACGAGTGGATGAGAGGTTTTTTAATGGTTAAGATTGGAATGACCCTCTCTTTGTCTATCAAGAATAGAATTGGCGATCGTTTCaattaagataaaattataatttatatcttGATGTATACGGTTTTTATCTCAGATCAACTTCATATTTGACATGTATGGTAAGCATGACTAGCATATTAAATTCAACTGTGAGCTTTGGAACATGAATGTTTGCAAGTACTGAATTGTGTCTGTGGTTGAATAAGATGCGCTGGTACTCCTTATATGGTTAGTTTTTGGTGTATTAATAGATCTCATGAGAAGCACAATTTTCTTAAGCAACAAACAATTTATTGGGTTTCACTTCCTCACtttgtttggattttatttaaatttgatttgagtGCGCGAATCTTTCTagctttttgtttaaatttcattaaattcATCATATggatttcaattatttatgtgGGATCTATGTTTAAATTGGATTTGAATCTGCTTTTTGTTTCAATTGcatttaaattcattattatttttggatgaatttcaattatttgttttaaacttttctttcaacaagtgaacaaaaaatttcattttttcattaaaaaatgttaGTCATTCGGTACCTTGCCAAAGGCAAGCAAGTTTACATGTCCTTCTGAGGCTAGGATATGATAACTGATAGCTTGATAAATGCCTTTGAGTAAGGTCCaggaaatttgtaaaatattttgttgaaaCTTGGGGTTTATTAATGCATTGGTTTTTTGACATGAAACCAGGAGCTCAACATCATTCCTGGTGAATCTCACTAAAACATCACTATTATGAAATATGGATCCTTTACATCATATCAGACACAGATCTGTATTTTCTTAACTGCTTTGCCTTTAATGTTGAACActgcaatttctttttcttcacacaCTTGTGTAAACATATGCATGTCTATACACACAAAATATGTTCTGTTGATTTCTGGGCAACTCATTTAGACTTGTGTTCATTTCAGGTAAAGGTCAAGTAATTCATCTTGCAGAATCCCTAGAAAAGTGAATAGCTCCAGCATTTGCAAGTTCAATTACTAAATCTTTGTTTTGCAGTGTTGAAATTTGAATCTTAATCTCTGCTTTGCTGAGAAAAAGGTAGATTGTCATGCTTTTCATCTCAATGAGGGTAGACCAACTAGattttgatgcttgatttttcttattcattgGGAGCCCTGTTGATTGAAATTACCATTGCAGGGAGGGGTTGCTCCAGTGCATTGGGGAATATACAGCTTTCCTGTTGGACATAACTTTAAAAAGTGATGGTTATACACGACCAAGATCTGGATGTTGTACAGTGGGGTCTTAGTCTGTTTGGTGGTGATCCAGATTCTGGGTATTGTTGTAATCTTGCTGAACATGACACTAACATCTATGGACAGTATTTCAGAGATCATTATGAAACAGAATGCAGTGTAGAGAACGATGAGCGCATTGCACATGTCCTTCAAGAAGAATTTTCACAATTAGCAATTACAGAAGCATCTGAATCTTCACGTGCAGGAGAAGAGCACATGCAAGCCCCCATTTTTCCTCAGGATTGGCTCCCTCTGCCGGCGGGAAATTATCGTTCTGGTATTAGGCAAACTGATGCTgctgactttttttttccacttttttctttccccttGATTGGTTTGGTAGGGTTAGTTTCCTAGGTGATCCTTATTTTGATCAATGGTCTACACCGTACAGCTCATGAGGATGACCGAGAAGAAGTAGATCATATTGTTCCTTCTGGTCCTTGTTCCAGCCCAGAAGAAAGATCGTGTGATGGAGAAGAGTATTCCTATTCTCTGGAGATAACAGATGAGTCTGCGCTTGATGGTGAAGTAGGCAAGAGATTGAACCAAATCATTCCAGCTGCTGTAAGTGCAAGCTTTTATGTATTACCCACTGGGGTCCAGGAAGCTTCTGTGTGGTCCTTTATGGCCTGAATGAGTTTTTCATTGTCTTTGTGCAGCATGTTCCTAGAATTAATGGAGAAATACCTTCAGTTGATGAAGCCACTTCGGATCATCAGAGGCTTCTAGATAGGTATTATGTCTATCTTTTTTCTCAGTATTGTATAGGAGCAGTGGCAGAGCCAGGGAAAAAGTTGGGGGGGCGGAAGGGCATAGGGTGGCTCTGCCACTGTATAGGAGCTATCTTTATCATCTTGAATGAGTAGTCTATCTAGTATAAGGCATCTGTTATGGTTCTTTTAGTGGTTGTCCTTCCCCATTTGGGCAGATGGACACTGATGTCCTACTTTTTTTAAGCTTTTCATATCAGGTATTAAATGAATATGGAATATAAAATGATTACCCCTCTGATTATTGAATCTTCTTGATGGAATGTGGACTTGGGTGTATGATCTTTAATTATGGGTTATTGTGCTATTTGTTATCTTGTGCTGGATAGATTTTGCATGTTATGGATGGTTTCATTGTGCATCAGGTATTGGATGAACATGGGATATAGAAAATTACTTCTTTGTTTATTGAGTCTTCTTGATAAAACACGGAACTCTTTAATTTTGGGATATTGTGctatttttacctagttctggataatttttttttaacatgttagCTGTAGTTTGATGCTGATTTTGCAGTGGTGAAATGTTTTGGTTGCCCTTTCTAATATGTCTTCTCATCAAATCCGTGGTTTAACATGTATTAAACTTAATACTGGTTATTTCAATTTAGATTGCAGCACTTTGGCTTGGTTGAGTTCAAGGTTGAAGGAGATGGTAACTGTCAGGTTAGTTGTTCTAGCCTTCTTTATTGTTTGGGCTATTCAGATGTCAAATTTTACACATTAAAGAATACAGGGATCTACAGACTTGTGCCATTTTCATCTGGCAAGAGCAATTATGGcatctttttaaatattattgcACTAGATTTTGCCTATCAAAACAATTGCTGAACTTGGTTCTAGAATCCAAATCATAATTTAGGGATTAGGTAATTCTAATGTGATGTTCCAAATTAACTTTTTCTCTGTGTTTAGCCTGCTTTTTTGGTACTTTGGTGGCTTCAATTTGGCGCTtatggatttttaaaaccacTCTAGGAGGCTGTTTCTTAATATCAACCAGATTCTTTTAATGTAGTTTTGGATATGCTACCTTAGGGATCAggttttcaaacttcaaataatTGTATGCTGGGTTAGGTGGACCAAGAAATGAGAGATTTGTACATTTTGTGTTATGCAATATAAAGATAATTGCCTACAAAAGTCAAGTAACTCGACATAgagtgttattttatatttcctacctattctttttctttctaaatgTTGGATCAGTTACAATGAATGGCCAATCTGTAATCTAGGTTACTAGCAGTTGAGGGGTTAGGAATATGACCCCGTAAGTTCATTGAGTGTTGCTGTTGATAGTTTGTTCTACAGTTTCTCTtagaagaatccaagctttgattttttttccctgttcctcctttttttctttttacagaTTAGAAGCAGGATTTTTGTTGTACTGAATTACTATGAAAAAGAGAGATGAGAATCCTACCATAATGAatgaaatatgattaaaaaaaatgaagagtatGCTCCAAAGTAAAAGCAAAACAAGATGCATGACTGAAAGAGGTTTAGAAAATGAAGCACAGTGTCAGTACAAAAAACTTCTGTAGTGCTGTGTACAGCTTGGGAGGTAAAAGATCCCCTATCTAAGAAAATAACAGCTTGGCTAGATGATTGGCTACATGATTAGGTACTCATGATGTGACAATATATAGAACCTGTTTACACCTGCAGCAGGCTTTCTAAGAAGTGGCAAAGCCCTAAGCAGGCTTAGGTAAAGCTTCCGCAATTacagaaaatgatttttgtgcACTCCTTCAATCTTTAACTGCCTTGGATTACTCAAAGAAGACCCATCAAAATTCAACTTAACAGAACCCAATGGAGGGGGTATTCAGATGGGGGTGTCTTCTGAATCAACCTATTTGAACTGCAAGCATGTTTCCACTCTAGCAAAATAATGGTTCAAAGGAATGTCAGCCAAGGCTTTAGGGGGAAAATcagaaagagaagaaatgaaaaaataaacaccaaaaTGCCTCTAATATCCTCCACCTATCCTTGAAGATTCTTGGATTCCTCTCCCACCAGAGTGAGGCTAGCAATATGGCATATAACTCTACCTTTAATAGGTTACCCAAAccctaaagaaaataattaaaaatctttgTCACACTTTTGGGTGAGAAAATGAATTCTAACAAGTTTGACCAACAGATTTTCCTCTCCTTTTGCACATAACAGATTATTCTAGTCCTTGAGGGCTTTGTAACACTTTCTTGCCTGAAGCATACTACTGGTATTGATCTTCTTATGAACCAAAAGCCACACAAAAACCTTCACTTTATGTTATATTAGAGATCTCCAAATGAAATTTGTTGGAATAAAAGGGAATCAGGTTGGTAGAATCAAAGGAAGTCCTAAAAGAAACAACTAATCACATGCAATCCTGAGGAGGTCAAGGACCAAACCCTCATATAAACATAGTTAATAGCCACACATGGATATAAGAGGACAGAGAAGAGTGAGCTCctcaatttcatataaaaaaggtagcaatgaaaattgaaattccaagatGAAGAGGAAAAGGAAGGAACTGAAATAAGATGAGATGGAGGGGGCTTTTGTACTCACTGACAGTATTTGGATATGGAATATAAAGTGGTTGATTATGCCACCATGCATCTTCCCAAAAACAAAACTTGTGGACCATCAGCTTCTGAACAAGTAAATGAAAGAATTCAAGAAAATATGGGCAGTAGCCTTCTGTAGGAAAAAGTGTGACCATCTGATAACAATGTTAGCACCCAATCACTGGAATGTGGTTATATATAGTTAAGAAGACCTTGTGCAGCAAAGCATAACTCTCCCTGGGATGCCTCCATAACCACTTCCTTATGAGTGCTCTATTTCTCAAGAGATCCTTCTTAAACACTAACCCCTTTACCTCTTGGGCCTATACACCTGGTCCTGGACAATGAGATGGTTTCTCTCCTTTCCTTTCTCTGGAAAAAAGAAATCCTCCCTGTGATTTCTTGATCCTAGGAGCCACTTTAAGCAGAACGCCTGAAAATATTGAAGATGTAAAGCACTCATGTCTTTCTTACATGGTGTAGAAGGTGTGCTGGAATGCCTGAAATTGATACTGCCATTGATAGAAACATTATTACAATAGGTAAACTATACCTTAGCAAACTGAATAGGAtatattaggagttgcataaacCATGTTTTTGGAATGGCAAAACAGATATTATATTACAAGAGCCTATGAAAAgggtgcaccaaagtacacatggTGTGTACAATAGGCACCACCaggcaagaaaagaaaagagagaacacaaaaaacatGGTTCCTCCCTTACTTTGAGCTCAACCAATCAACGAAACCATTCATGGTCACTGAATGGTCATCCATGTACACCCTAATCAATTCCAAAAAATTCCCCATAAAAGAAGATTTGATAGGTTGGTCCATTGTTCAACATCTTTAAACgtccttttatttctttctctccaTAATGTCCAAAACAAGAACAAGGGAATAGTCATCCaggctttctttctttctcataaaGCATCCATGCCAACTCAAGAGGTTTCCTTTTATGGAAGGAATTATGTAAACCATAACCAAGGTAAAATACTAAATGAGGTAACAAAGTGAAAAAAGGCTTGGGAATATACGCATTTGCAGTGAGGAGTTGGGCAAGCCACCTCTGGTTGTTAAAAGGGAGATTAAGAGTGGCTTATATCGGTAAAGGGCTTTTtctgtttgagtttgagtcttCGAGTGAAACTGAAAGGGTTTTGGCTAGAGAGAAACGAATACTTAAGGAGAATGTTTTGCAACTTACAAGATGGAATCCGGAGGTGGGGTGTTCCCGGCAAGGCACTGACtttaaggaggcttgggtgagGGTGGTGGGTCTTCCTCTTCACATGTGGAGTAGAAAGGGGTTCAAAAAAATTGGTGATGGTTGTGGAGGTTTTATGGCAGTGGATGAGGATACAACTTTCTTCACAGAGTTATAGTGGGCGAGGATTTTAGTGAAGTTGGAAGGCAAGGAGCTTCCCAATTCGTTGAAGATAGTGGTAGGATCAAACTGTTTTTCCATTTAGTTATGGTAGGAAACCCATTCCTAGTTTGTCCAGGTGGTGTCGGTGAGTAAGATATGTTTAGCTGGAAGTAGGTTAGGTGAGGTCACGCGATGACTTATGCGGTGCTGGCTAAGATTCAGAGGGGAGTACAAAACGTGTCATTGCAGGAGGGAAGACAAGAAAGAGTTGGTGTTGATACTACTGTTGTTGTTGCTTTATTTGCTTTGGGGTCTGTGGACAGGACTGAAAAGTGGGTTTCTGATGTGATATTTGAGTATAGGAGAGGACAACATTATTTTGAAGTCGCTAGATGGGTGTAGTGGTAGGCTGGatagagaaagaaaagggaaagtGAGATTGGGCTCAGTGGAGGCCTAATATGTTTTTGGGCTTGAGCCTTGGTGAGGGGGGGTGAAAAGGCGGTGGGTTTAAAGCTCGTTTCCTTAAAAAGCTTTCTAGTGGGCCGTGGAGAGGATTGGGTGATGAGGACTAGGCTCAATAAAAGTGGATTGGGATTTGAGGGACTTGTTAAAGCCTCAACGCTTCCCGCTGTTGACTTCGAAGCTATGGCTCAAGAGAAGACCCTCATAGAAGCCGATGGTGGTAGAAAGTCAATCTCCAACATCTTTGAGGAGGACCCAATGATCGCAGTGGCTCCTTTGCTTTCCCAGATAGAGTTGTCTCCTTTGGAGGTTCTAG from Vitis riparia cultivar Riparia Gloire de Montpellier isolate 1030 chromosome 8, EGFV_Vit.rip_1.0, whole genome shotgun sequence includes the following:
- the LOC117920419 gene encoding OVARIAN TUMOR DOMAIN-containing deubiquitinating enzyme 12 isoform X1, encoding MVIHDQDLDVVQWGLSLFGGDPDSGYCCNLAEHDTNIYGQYFRDHYETECSVENDERIAHVLQEEFSQLAITEASESSRAGEEHMQAPIFPQDWLPLPAGNYRSAHEDDREEVDHIVPSGPCSSPEERSCDGEEYSYSLEITDESALDGEVGKRLNQIIPAAHVPRINGEIPSVDEATSDHQRLLDRLQHFGLVEFKVEGDGNCQFRALSDQFYRTPEHHKFVRRQVVNQLKSHPDIYEGYVPMAYDDYLKKMSRSGEWGDHVTLQAAADSYGVKIIIFTSYKDSSNIEILPKAPKSNRVIYLSFWAEVHYNSIYPQEGREESLSYESKKKKKWWIFGNKH
- the LOC117920419 gene encoding OVARIAN TUMOR DOMAIN-containing deubiquitinating enzyme 12 isoform X2, giving the protein MVIHDQDLDVVQWGLSLFGGDPDSGYCCNLAEHDTNIYGQYFRDHYETECSVENDERIAHVLQEEFSQLAITEASESSRAGEEHMQAPIFPQDWLPLPAGNYRSAHEDDREEVDHIVPSGPCSSPEERSCDGEEYSYSLEITDESALDGEVGKRLNQIIPAAHVPRINGEIPSVDEATSDHQRLLDRLQHFGLVEFKVEGDGNCQFRALSDQFYRTPEHHKFVRRQVVNQLKSHPDIYEGYVPMAYDDYLKKMSRSGEWGDHVTLQAAADSYGVKIIIFTSYKDSSNIEILPKAPKSNRVIYLSFWAEVHYNSIYPQEESLSYESKKKKKWWIFGNKH